ctgatgatggacatttgggctggttccaactcttggctattgtaaagagtgctgcgatgaacattggggaacaggtatatgaAGGTATTCTGTTATTTGAGGATAAGATATACAACTTGCTCACCTCATCCAGTGTTTTCAATCTTTGTTTGAATCTATTACTATAAAAAGGagtttttttctataatatttccATAGTCCATCATCATATTACCAAATCAGAGATGTGGTGTTAGGTCATTATAGCTTAAAACTGATGAATATGTCAagttaaaacttttcttttgaaGGGAGGGGGTCTAATAAAAATCttgattattcttattttagGGAAAGATTTTTTTCACATTCCTTGGGAAATTCTCTGTCTGACATCATTTCATAGGGAGATGGGCATGCCTTTCAGGCTTGTAGTGTTTTGCCACCTGTGGCTCTTCTTTTGGTCAGCATAATTTCTGTGGCccttggcttttattttctttaccatTCCTTTCTTTATTTAGTGAAACAGAGCCACTCTTAGTCTACTCAGTTGTTGGCAAGTGTGACAAGTCTCCTGTGTCCTTCTGCCCTACAACAGTTTTCCAGCCTGTATCTCTCCAGCTGCTTATGTGGTACCTTTCCAAACCCACATTCCTTGGCAAAGCCTTCCTTGATCAGTGGGAAACAAAACTCCCCTGGCATCTTCAAAATCCTATgttagcttatttttttcttctgtgttcagTAAAGGAAACTTGGAAGAGTAGGAGGAATTTTTGTCCCACTATAAGGGTGTGCATATCTCCaagtatctttttaaagaaaggaaggaaatttgtTACTTGATTATCTGTTTGTTATTGAGTGCCTGTGACATGCCAGGTACTTTCCCGTGCATTTTCTAATTAACTCTCACAACTCTGGGAGGGGAGTTGTATTGCCTGAAGTTTTATAGATGAAGGATCAGGCTTCTAGATGTTAACAATTTACCTAGATGCCTGGAAATTAACTGTAACACTTCTACGAAGTGATAAGCATAATTAATTAGAGTAAAGATTGCAGGGTAATTTAAGATTCTGACTTGGCCTCTGAATCATCAGAAAGAGGTCAAAAGTATATTCAGTGTTGCTTTATATTTTAACTGCtctttttccataatttttgAGAACTGATCATCCATATTGCTATCATGttaagtattatatatttttagccACAGTACTTGCTTAGTTGTTCATTATTCTATCTTCAAATGGAAAAAATTTCTTAATATGATGCCATAGACATAagagaatataaatttaaaaaacaacacttTTTTCAGGTTTTAAAACTAGTACATATTCTTTGTAGAAAAGTAAATACTGAAagtataaaaaaaggaaatgactACCATTGAATTGGGTGAAAAAAAGCATAGGGGAAAAAAGAGTAGAGAAAAATAAGATCACCTACCTACAACACCGTCATCCTGAGTTAATTATTGCTTATGGTTTGGTGTATTGCCTTCCAGTATTATTTTCCatgcatgttttttaaaatagtgttaaaATTATGTGTATACTATATATCATTTTTCTGTAACTTGTcctttttacttaataatgttACATTTCCTTATGCCATTAGATATTTTTTAGACATTTAGTTTATATAAACTTCTACAGAGTAATCTGTATGTAAGGGTGTTGAAGGAAGTAAATGATAGTTTCACAGAGAGTGAAGAAGTATTCCTAGGGGTCTACCCAGAGAtgacctctctgaggaggtgatctTTGAGTTGAAACTTGAAGAATGAGGAAGAGACAGGCATGTAAACATCTAAGGAAGAGACACCCAGATCAAGGGACACAATCACAAAGTCCTCAGGCAAAAACATAAAgtgtgaggatacttcaaaaagttctattttttgtggaaaatagaattaaaagagtgccgggggctggctggttagctcagctggttagaataccgatttgtaacactaaggtcaaggattcggatccccctACGGGCCAGCCtgccccctgccaaaaaaaaaaaaaggataacaggaatctttccatgaactttttgatgtacctgCGTACAGGGCATGTTCCAGACCCAGAAAGGGGCCCATGTGTATGAATGAGAATGAGGGAAGGCTGAAGGCATCagctaaccccagttaggatttTTCCCTGGGAAGTATGGAAGAGTTTTGACAGGGAAATGTCACAATGAGGGGACCAGATGAGAGAGATTGTAGTAGTGCAGGGAAGAAGGGGTGGCAGGGGGATGTATTTGAAATATGTTTTGGGGGTAGAATTGATTGAACTTGCTAGTTAGGGATATGTGAATGAGGTTTAAGAACTGCAATTTGGAGCTAAGTCTTTGGTGAAAAATCTTTTTGATCATCTTCGAAAAAAGTGTCCTCTCCAAGGCAGTCAGCATTTTAGTGCTTTAtatgttttttcctgtttctcagcTCTGTCAACAATCtaagatttaaaaattcaaattaatggagctttattcctttttattcagGTCACATTTCTGGGTTTTAATGAAGAAACAGATGCTGCTCATATACAGGTATGGTCAACTTATTGCACTGGAAAGTACCATGAGAgattattttgaacaaattttGAGAGCATGAAATATTTGCTTTAATGCCCAAAGTTTACATTAAACTcttctgatatctttccttttaGAGTTAAAAGGTGATATTTTGAGGTCAACTTTTAAGTGCATTTTGGACATTTTTCCTGAGTATTCCTGTTATAGAAGGCAGCTTTAGGTTTGACCACAAAAGTCATTTATCCGAGGAGGTTGCAAATCACAGGTTgacttttcttccattctgtgcgTAATATAGAATGtaagaatttttgtttattttgatggTTTTCATAATTTGACTTCAGCAGtaaaattcttatatttttagtTGAGATGGAGTTAAGTTTAAAAGataaagtttataaaatttttgCAATTAGCCAATGCAAAAATTTTAGCCTGTTTGATTTAGGCAGTTTTACAGAGGGACTGATATTTGTGACTAGGATCAACAGAGGAAAACTTGGCAGTTACGTAAAGAATTGATGAAGTCTGTGTAGATGTATGTATGTGTTAGGCATACTTTTTTCCTCCCTCATGCTGCATCTTAAAAATTTATGATTGCTACATGTTTTCTTTGGTGGCAGTAAAGCATCTCctaatagaggaaaaaaataacataattcaGTTCTTTCTGAATAATACGTATCAGGTGATTATGAATGAAAACTCTGCTATATGTTTTGATTGTGTCCTTAGGAAATAGTTTGGACAGAAGGAACAAGAGACATATTCCTGAGAGTATATGGCTGGAGAGAGAAATGTTTCAGTGTTTCTCTAATATTCTTCCTTTAAGAGTTAGTGATAAAACCATGTTTATAAATGGAAGTACTCTATAATGTGTTAAAGACTTTAATAATTCTTTaggtaaaatatttatgtaaaaagggcaaacaggaagaaaaataaaagctattttcttctcctttcatcttaataaaattttcagttaaGGTCTAATACAATACCTTGGAGAGAGGAAAGTCAGAAAAATGGACTTGTATTTTACAAAGTTAAACTTAAGGGCcagtcccgtggctcactcgggagagtgcggcactggtagtgccgaggctgcgggttcggatcctatatagggatggccggtgcactcacaggctgagcgtggtgcagaccacatgtgcctagggttgcgatcccctcatGGGTcggggggaagaaaaaaaacttaagcTCTTAGGAAGTACATTCTATAGCCAAGAATCCTGCATGAAAAATTCCAGAGTTAATTAAACCTGAAGGGGACTGTATTAAATTTTAGTACATTTTAGgacattttactacattttatttttgagttcttaaaaattttattatctgtGGATAATAAACTGTATATGTTAACTGTTATGAACCAGAAAATTTATTAACCAGTAGACCTTATGATTTTTGGGTAGGGCCCACATTATAGGAATCTTAACAAAAGTGTTATTCTGcagtgttatttattattattattattttaaattaggaTTTGGCTGCAGTTTCTTTGGAGCTTCCAGATCTTCTGAATTCACTCCACTTCTGCagtttaaatgaaaatgaaattatttgtatGAAGGATATAAATAAATCATCAGATAGAAGCAATGTTCCTCTAAATCAGGTAACTTTTATACATGCTTTCTAATGAGTTTTTTAGGTCAAATTTTACTACATTTGAACATGAATGTTAAACTTTTAAATGCTTGAATGaagtttcttttttgtattttttaatgctatttcaAGGAAATATGATTTATAAGAAATCTAACTTATGAAACATTGTCATCCCTGAAGTATAGAACAATTTTTGTCATAGTTTATATATTAGATTTTCCATATGTGAAGTTTCATAAATGGAATGCAagtacatattaattttttttctgaatattcatTATTTCTGGATTTATTGAACTTCTTCCACCTTTGTATAAGCCATGAGGACTTTTCCCCTTTGCAGTCAATTCCAATTTGTGTAAATATTGTGCTATATGTACTTCAActcattttctgtttaaaaaaaaaattctatgtaaaGTGGACATTTGATGTgttctttatttataaacaaaaatgttacCATTTCAAATGGTggttattttataatattcagcTTTTAATTCTTTACCACGTAtgattttgttgataatttttttgaataaatcatTGAAGAAAAATGCTTTGCATTTTAGGAACTAAATCATATACAATTGTTTAAAATTTGGATTACTTCAGGTATGAAAAACTGCTGTGTTCTTTATGAGGTCATTCAGTAAAAGTAGAACTGCTTGCCTCATTTCCTTAATTGTATTCTTCATTTGTATTTACTTTGCCTTATTTGCTAGGATATAAGATTAGCTATTATATTTGGTGCCTAGTTTTTTGAATAAATCATTCGTCCACGCTTGCATTTTCTTAGATAATACGTGGGGGGAAGTCTGGTGACTTGTATTCATAATCAGAGCTGTAAATATTATTGTAAGTTGTAGTAATAAGGAAACTTAAGTAAAAGGAGGGGATGATTCTTTTATTGTGATAGGAGAGAAGGAGGTAGCATGCTGGAAGCTCCTGGAAAatgggataaaaaaataaaatttgttcctGCCATCAAGTAGTTTACCATGTAGTTGGTGAGATAGGTGAATGATTAAATAAGGAAAATCACAGAGCTGTACAATAATCCAGGAAAGCATAATTACCCAAACGAATAGGTAGATAGTAAGTTCTGTAACATTTAAGAAGAATAGGCCAGATAGAATTTGAAAACCTTGGTAAGAGAAAGATAGGAGATAAAGAGACTAGGAagtgaaaaatgtaaagaaaggaAAACCAGAAAGCCTTTCAGGATGCAtgcatttcttgttttcttttgtttgaaatttttttgttttttctctgtgatTGTCTTATTTCTAGGCTTTGCTTCCAGATGTTTTatatgtgaaattaaaaattgtttttatcatCTCATCTTTTCCAAGCATCGTCATTCTGGAATGCTCTGTGTCATGAGAGTGTCACCTACATTACCAAGACTCAGAATTGATTTTATCTTTAGTCTTCTGAGTAAATATGCCACTGGTATAAGATACACCCTGGACACGTACTTGCATCAGAAGTGCCAACTTGAGACCActaatgaagatgatgatgatactAACCAGTCTGTGTCTTCCATAGAGGATGACTTTGTCACTGCTTTTGAGCACTTAGAGGAAGAAGAGAATTCAAAGCCATATAATgatggtttgttttttattagaCTTTTTCTTGAAATAGGGGATTAAAGTTTAAAGTTCAGTTTTGACAGTTTTAAGGCAGATTTGTTTAATTgaaatttatgttgaaacttgatccaatttaaacattttaaccttttttttctgattgcctgaggaattaatttctttgtgatttttaaatttattgttatcTTGTTTTCAGTTTTGCTATTTCTGTTCTTATTTAGGTAGTATTGTTCAAGCACTGTTTAGCCCATTACTGTAAATGTGTGTGGAACATGCTTAAGTTCAAATTTCAGAAGAGTTAGCTGGCAGAGTTACCGCAGTAGTGTTTTTAACATGTGTGACAGCATGCTAAATGTTGCATAGACCAGGTATCCCAGGACATAGGGTAAAATGAAGTTGTTTTAGTGAAGGTGTTACTTGGGGTGAATCTTTCTGTTAACTAACATAGGGTAGAAGACACTTatgttacaaataaatatttcatgcttAAAGtcaatttatttcattgatttaaattaattttcaaaaagttctgttcaagaataatttaatcattttattcttcttttctataGGAATAAACATTACTGCACTAAGGAGCCAGTGTGATGCTGCTTCTCAGACTATTTCTGGTCACCAGTTAGAAACCCATGATTTAAGAATTCTGGTTAGCTCTGGACAGCAGAAGTCATTGGCTAAACCCTCAACTTCCTTAATAAGTGTTCTGGGACATAAAGAACTGCCTTCTGTGAAAACTTCAGTCACAACATCAACTTCAGAGCCTTGGATCCAAAGGAGTTTCTATAGGTCATCTAATACTTCAGATAAAGGTAGTGAAATAcagaaaacctttttttcttcttctccagcCTACTCATCTGAATCAGAATGCTCAAGTCCAAGTCCTGTTATTTTTTTGGATGAAGAGGGATatcaaaaaagtttgaaagcaaAACTTGAGCTGCCTAAAATTCCTGTGATGAAAGATGATATAGAGGATTCAGATTCAGAAGTAAGTGAATTTTTTGATAGTTTTGATCAGTTTGATGAACTAGAGCAAACTTTAGAGACTTCTTGTCTCTTTATGAAAGATTCTGTCGTAGGGAAGTCATTGCAAAAGAGTGGGCACAAACATGGAAAAGCTTGTATGAATCCTCAAAAATTCAAGTTCAATCGTCCAGCTCTCCCAGCTAATGTTAGAAAGCCAACTCCTCGTAAACCAGAATCTCCTTATGGTAACCTGCGTGATCCTCCAGATTCTCCTCGCCCAGTGAAGGCCTCAGGGGAAGACAGTGGTTTGTTTAGCCCTATTCGGTCTTCTGCTTTTAGTCCTCTTGGAGGCTGTACTCCTGCTGAATGTTTTTGCCAAACAGATAATAATGGAAATAGGATTCATAAAAATCATGATTCTATTTATTACACCTATGAAGATTATGCAAATAGCATTTCCTGTGAAGTACTAGGTTCAGTTCTTCATACCCAGCATATTAATGCCACATCAAACATTAATAGTATTaaaagtggagaaaataaaactgtaggTCTTAAGCATGGTGATCTTGATCAAAAAagtaaatctaaaaataaatcctTAATGATTAAAGATAGCATTCAGAAATTTGCAGCAGATCTTGTGGAAAAAAGTTTTGGCAGTGCATTTAAAGACTTACAGAAAGGAGTCTCTTCATGCACAAATGCACTGTGCCACTTAGCCGTCAAATTGACATCATCTGTTTTTCAGATGGCATTTAATGAACTGAAAAGGCAGCGTGCATTTTCACTGAAAGAACGTGCCATTGGTGGCCTGGCTAATTTTTTGGTGAGTGAAGCTTTATCAAATGCCTTAAAAGATTTACAGTATGTAAAGaagcagatatttaaaaatacagttgcTACATTTGCTGCAGATCTTGCTGAAGAGCTTGTTTTTGAAGGCATCATGGAAGTATGTCAGTTTTCATATTCTCCAACACCTGCATCTCCACAGTGTTGGTCGTTCGACTTCGAAGACAAAGTAGTGAAGTCATATGCAAAAGATTTGTCTGAATCTGTAATACAGGAAGCATTCATTGAGCTATCGCAAGTTGATGTGACCTTCACAACAAAGGCAGCAGTTAGTGTCTCTACTGATAATGTCAAATATGTGAGTGCAGAAAGTGTAGTGCCATCGACACAGACCTTTacattttccccttcttttcacAATCAAGCAATTATGGTGACAAAACCAATGAAGGAATATAGAAAGGAATACACAGTACAGCAGGCCTTGTTTTGTACTTCTGGAATTGTAACTTCTATACCAGTGCCCTTGGCCGGAAGTGCCCTTCTCCCATATCATATTTCATCTGTACATCAGGCAAAGTCTCATCTATCATCCGTTGATAGTAATTCAAATGGTGATTCTGCCCAAGCATGTGTTACCACAAAAATCAAAGAAGAGGAAATAGCTTGtctcacaaatatttgtttaccTTCAGAACACAATCCAGGTAACCAGAGTGATTTTAAACCAACTAAAGATGATATTGAAATGCAAAGTTCTTCAAAATTAACAAATGATCCTGTGGTTATTAACAACTTTTCTGCAGCAATGGTGCATACAATTGTGAACGAAACTTTGGAATCAGTGACATCATTTGAAATTACAAAAACAGTTGGTGAACACACAGATTGTTTAACTAAAACTGTAAATGGAAAAAACCCTCCTTTTTCCCAGTATGATCAAATAACACTGCAACAGAGTGAAGCTAGTAATAAGGACATGTTTGCTGACCGATTATCGAAATCTATTATTAAACATTCCATAGATGAAAGCAAATCAGTGTTTgtaaatacagataaaaatgCAGCATATAAGGAAGTCTTGCCTGTTCCTGGGGAAGAATCACAGATCACCTTGGAAAAGTTCCCCAAATTTCTCAGTGCTCAAGATCACTTAACTCACTGTTCACCTTCAGTTGGAAAGGATTGTGTTCTTCCAGAATGTAAAGGTTTTATGGCTCATGGATTTTCTTTAGAGACACTGCCACCTTGTCCAGCTGTGGCAGATCAGAAACCTGATTTGAAGGAACCTGTTAAGGATAAACCAGTGAAAAAGCATAATTTGAATAATACAGCACTTGAGCCCTTGTCTTTTGGACAGGAAAGCCCCTTTCCTCATTCACATACTTTCTCATCTGCAGTGCTTACCTGTGTAGACGGTTTGCATGtggaagataaacagaaaatcagagacAGAAATGTAATACCTGATACTCCTCCGTCAACCCCTCTAGTACCATCCCAGGCTAGTTCTGAATGGGATATCAAGAAGTTATCCAAAAAGCTCAAAGGGGAATTAGCCAAAGAATTTGCTCCGGCTACACCACCTTCTACACCTCACAACTCATCTGTTGGTAGTTTGTCTGAAAATGATCAAAGttctatagaaaaagaagagttcaTGCTGAAACTCATGCGATCTCTTTCAGAAGAAGTTGAAAGTAGCGAAGGTGAAGAGCATCCAGAAGTGGATGTGAAGTCAGATTACTCAGGGAAGAAAGTTCAGTTTGCGGAAGCGTTAGCTACACATGTCATTTCTCTTGCAACCGAAATGGCAGCTTCCCATATAGATAATAAAATAGTTCAAGAACCCAAGGTTAAAGGCCCTTGCTTAAATGTGCAAAGTCAAAGAAGTATATCACCTACTTTTTTAAATTGCTCAGATAAAAGTTTACAGACATTATGCAATTTTGCAGGTGAGATGGCAGCAGAAGTCGTTACAGAAGCTGAGAAAATAGCAGAAGTTAAAAGTTGCGTGCTTTTCAGGCAAAAGAACAGTTATGTTGATGTTGACCGAGATTATAGATCAAAAGAGAAGCTGGATATAGAGGTTGTAGCCCACCCAAGGGAAGTGGATCCATTCAGTCTTTCCTTACCACCAAGTTCTTATATTTCAGGTCTGACATATAAGTATCCCAGCTGTGAAAGTGTGACAGATGAATATGCAGGTCACATTATCCAAATACTAAAACAGGAAAGTGGTAATAGCGAGTTAATAATGGATCAGTATGCCAATAGGCTTGCTTATCGATCTGTTAAGTCAGGATTACAAGAAGTAGCTAAGACAGCTGAAATGAAGTGTAACTCAGGAATGTTTCCTGTGCAGAGTTCACAGGAGAAAACAAGCAATGAACTGTTAATGTTCTCAAATGAGCACCACCAAGAAGTAGATAAAAGAAGACAAGGTAGAAGAAATGGAAGTTACCCTTGTAAAAATCAAATTTGTGAAAGGACACAGGATATATATAGAAATGAGTGCTCTGAACTATATAGTTTTTCAACCACTCTTGCTCACAGCATAGCAAGAGATGCTAAAAAAGAGCTGACAGCATCTACATTTGTCTTGCCAAAATCCTTAACAGATTCTTGCCTTTATGAGAAGTCTGGATGTGATGACGATACTGAGTGTCACATTGAACCAGAATTTTCTAAGTCTTTTCAGCCTTCCTCGCAAAATCACAGGTTTTACCACAGTACAGGCAGCTTAAATGGACATGGGTATGGAGAGAACGTTGTTCAAGCTATAGAAGAATATGCAAAAAAAGTA
Above is a genomic segment from Cynocephalus volans isolate mCynVol1 chromosome 7, mCynVol1.pri, whole genome shotgun sequence containing:
- the AKAP11 gene encoding A-kinase anchor protein 11 isoform X2, yielding MATFQPFRNSHMKTRASVRKSFSEDVFQSVKSLLQSEKELCSISAEDYLKQDEHTSLTEVTFLGFNEETDAAHIQDLAAVSLELPDLLNSLHFCSLNENEIICMKDINKSSDRSNVPLNQHRHSGMLCVMRVSPTLPRLRIDFIFSLLSKYATGIRYTLDTYLHQKCQLETTNEDDDDTNQSVSSIEDDFVTAFEHLEEEENSKPYNDGINITALRSQCDAASQTISGHQLETHDLRILVSSGQQKSLAKPSTSLISVLGHKELPSVKTSVTTSTSEPWIQRSFYRSSNTSDKGSEIQKTFFSSSPAYSSESECSSPSPVIFLDEEGYQKSLKAKLELPKIPVMKDDIEDSDSEVSEFFDSFDQFDELEQTLETSCLFMKDSVVGKSLQKSGHKHGKACMNPQKFKFNRPALPANVRKPTPRKPESPYGNLRDPPDSPRPVKASGEDSGLFSPIRSSAFSPLGGCTPAECFCQTDNNGNRIHKNHDSIYYTYEDYANSISCEVLGSVLHTQHINATSNINSIKSGENKTVGLKHGDLDQKSKSKNKSLMIKDSIQKFAADLVEKSFGSAFKDLQKGVSSCTNALCHLAVKLTSSVFQMAFNELKRQRAFSLKERAIGGLANFLVSEALSNALKDLQYVKKQIFKNTVATFAADLAEELVFEGIMEVCQFSYSPTPASPQCWSFDFEDKVVKSYAKDLSESVIQEAFIELSQVDVTFTTKAAVSVSTDNVKYVSAESVVPSTQTFTFSPSFHNQAIMVTKPMKEYRKEYTVQQALFCTSGIVTSIPVPLAGSALLPYHISSVHQAKSHLSSVDSNSNGDSAQACVTTKIKEEEIACLTNICLPSEHNPGNQSDFKPTKDDIEMQSSSKLTNDPVVINNFSAAMVHTIVNETLESVTSFEITKTVGEHTDCLTKTVNGKNPPFSQYDQITLQQSEASNKDMFADRLSKSIIKHSIDESKSVFVNTDKNAAYKEVLPVPGEESQITLEKFPKFLSAQDHLTHCSPSVGKDCVLPECKGFMAHGFSLETLPPCPAVADQKPDLKEPVKDKPVKKHNLNNTALEPLSFGQESPFPHSHTFSSAVLTCVDGLHVEDKQKIRDRNVIPDTPPSTPLVPSQASSEWDIKKLSKKLKGELAKEFAPATPPSTPHNSSVGSLSENDQSSIEKEEFMLKLMRSLSEEVESSEGEEHPEVDVKSDYSGKKVQFAEALATHVISLATEMAASHIDNKIVQEPKVKGPCLNVQSQRSISPTFLNCSDKSLQTLCNFAGEMAAEVVTEAEKIAEVKSCVLFRQKNSYVDVDRDYRSKEKLDIEVVAHPREVDPFSLSLPPSSYISGLTYKYPSCESVTDEYAGHIIQILKQESGNSELIMDQYANRLAYRSVKSGLQEVAKTAEMKCNSGMFPVQSSQEKTSNELLMFSNEHHQEVDKRRQGRRNGSYPCKNQICERTQDIYRNECSELYSFSTTLAHSIARDAKKELTASTFVLPKSLTDSCLYEKSGCDDDTECHIEPEFSKSFQPSSQNHRFYHSTGSLNGHGYGENVVQAIEEYAKKVVDDTLELTLGSTVLQLSETIKSVDKITYAEKLSPLISQACRYCDLKELNDCSGNSSQHFFRQDSLVSKPVSNSKFRNIYQKSRIFHLDVPQIHINLDKKSGLAEKIVAEAIEKAERELSNTSLAADSGIGQDGISFAESLTTEIMTSAITNVGHAVSSSKEIEDFQSTESFGSQQMNLSIGEDSTGSWSNLSFEDEHQDESSSFHHLSESDEPDDEGEELEDDVEGLGQDEKTLQITNIDMEPCAVDPQLRIILQWLVASEAEVAELYFHDCAKKEFILLSKRLQEKGWKVGDLLQAVLKYYEVMEKTSSEERCKTLFDWLLENA
- the AKAP11 gene encoding A-kinase anchor protein 11 isoform X1, which translates into the protein MATFQPFRNSHMKTRASVRKSFSEDVFQSVKSLLQSEKELCSISAEDYLKQDEHTSLTEVTFLGFNEETDAAHIQDLAAVSLELPDLLNSLHFCSLNENEIICMKDINKSSDRSNVPLNQHRHSGMLCVMRVSPTLPRLRIDFIFSLLSKYATGIRYTLDTYLHQKCQLETTNEDDDDTNQSVSSIEDDFVTAFEHLEEEENSKPYNDGINITALRSQCDAASQTISGHQLETHDLRILVSSGQQKSLAKPSTSLISVLGHKELPSVKTSVTTSTSEPWIQRSFYRSSNTSDKGSEIQKTFFSSSPAYSSESECSSPSPVIFLDEEGYQKSLKAKLELPKIPVMKDDIEDSDSEVSEFFDSFDQFDELEQTLETSCLFMKDSVVGKSLQKSGHKHGKACMNPQKFKFNRPALPANVRKPTPRKPESPYGNLRDPPDSPRPVKASGEDSGLFSPIRSSAFSPLGGCTPAECFCQTDNNGNRIHKNHDSIYYTYEDYANSISCEVLGSVLHTQHINATSNINSIKSGENKTVGLKHGDLDQKSKSKNKSLMIKDSIQKFAADLVEKSFGSAFKDLQKGVSSCTNALCHLAVKLTSSVFQMAFNELKRQRAFSLKERAIGGLANFLVSEALSNALKDLQYVKKQIFKNTVATFAADLAEELVFEGIMEVCQFSYSPTPASPQCWSFDFEDKVVKSYAKDLSESVIQEAFIELSQVDVTFTTKAAVSVSTDNVKYVSAESVVPSTQTFTFSPSFHNQAIMVTKPMKEYRKEYTVQQALFCTSGIVTSIPVPLAGSALLPYHISSVHQAKSHLSSVDSNSNGDSAQACVTTKIKEEEIACLTNICLPSEHNPGNQSDFKPTKDDIEMQSSSKLTNDPVVINNFSAAMVHTIVNETLESVTSFEITKTVGEHTDCLTKTVNGKNPPFSQYDQITLQQSEASNKDMFADRLSKSIIKHSIDESKSVFVNTDKNAAYKEVLPVPGEESQITLEKFPKFLSAQDHLTHCSPSVGKDCVLPECKGFMAHGFSLETLPPCPAVADQKPDLKEPVKDKPVKKHNLNNTALEPLSFGQESPFPHSHTFSSAVLTCVDGLHVEDKQKIRDRNVIPDTPPSTPLVPSQASSEWDIKKLSKKLKGELAKEFAPATPPSTPHNSSVGSLSENDQSSIEKEEFMLKLMRSLSEEVESSEGEEHPEVDVKSDYSGKKVQFAEALATHVISLATEMAASHIDNKIVQEPKVKGPCLNVQSQRSISPTFLNCSDKSLQTLCNFAGEMAAEVVTEAEKIAEVKSCVLFRQKNSYVDVDRDYRSKEKLDIEVVAHPREVDPFSLSLPPSSYISGLTYKYPSCESVTDEYAGHIIQILKQESGNSELIMDQYANRLAYRSVKSGLQEVAKTAEMKCNSGMFPVQSSQEKTSNELLMFSNEHHQEVDKRRQGRRNGSYPCKNQICERTQDIYRNECSELYSFSTTLAHSIARDAKKELTASTFVLPKSLTDSCLYEKSGCDDDTECHIEPEFSKSFQPSSQNHRFYHSTGSLNGHGYGENVVQAIEEYAKKVVDDTLELTLGSTVLQLSETIKSVDKITYAEKLSPLISQACRYCDLKELNDCSGNSSQHFFRQDSLVSKPVSNSKFRNIYQKSRIFHLDVPQIHINLDKKSGLAEKIVAEAIEKAERELSNTSLAADSGIGQDGISFAESLTTEIMTSAITNVGHAVSSSKEIEDFQSTESFGSQQMNLSIGEDSTGSWSNLSFEDEHQDESSSFHHLSESNGNSSSWSSLGLEGDLYEDNLSFPTSDSDEPDDEGEELEDDVEGLGQDEKTLQITNIDMEPCAVDPQLRIILQWLVASEAEVAELYFHDCAKKEFILLSKRLQEKGWKVGDLLQAVLKYYEVMEKTSSEERCKTLFDWLLENA